One genomic segment of Phycisphaerae bacterium includes these proteins:
- a CDS encoding slipin family protein, with translation MMLFKRIKIRSYETGLYFRDGEFKGLLSEGRHWLFDPLMKVCVDVANMRDAWLAHDKLDMIVKSDVLKDRAVVMDLKDHQRGLVWIDGRFTHLLAPGLYAYWHGVRDVRVEVIDVRQVRFEHEDLKVIAKTHMAKQLLDICTVDRDRVGVLFIDGRYVDTLRPGMYAFWKGAADARVVEIDMRETTADVSGQEIMTSDKVSLRMNALVTYRIADARKAVSSTDDVRQALYRETQLALRAIVGARELDAFLTDKDAVAQEIEQAVRRRAGELGLEIVSVGIRDVILPGDMKDLMNKVTEAKKAAEANLISRREETAAMRSQANTAKLLADNPTLMRLRELEVLEKIASAGHLNVVLGEKGLAERVVNLL, from the coding sequence ATGATGCTGTTCAAGCGAATCAAGATCCGCAGCTACGAGACGGGGTTGTACTTCCGTGACGGCGAGTTCAAGGGACTCTTAAGCGAAGGTCGGCACTGGCTGTTCGACCCGCTGATGAAGGTCTGCGTCGACGTGGCCAACATGCGCGACGCGTGGCTGGCTCACGACAAGCTCGACATGATCGTCAAGTCGGATGTGCTGAAGGACCGCGCGGTCGTGATGGACCTGAAGGACCACCAGCGTGGTCTGGTCTGGATCGACGGCCGGTTCACGCACCTGCTGGCGCCGGGCCTGTACGCTTACTGGCACGGTGTCCGCGACGTGCGCGTCGAGGTGATCGACGTTCGCCAGGTGCGGTTCGAGCACGAGGACCTGAAGGTCATCGCGAAGACGCACATGGCGAAGCAGTTGCTCGACATCTGCACGGTCGACCGCGACCGCGTGGGTGTACTGTTCATCGACGGACGGTACGTCGACACGCTGCGGCCGGGTATGTACGCGTTCTGGAAGGGCGCGGCGGACGCCCGGGTTGTCGAGATCGACATGCGCGAGACGACGGCTGACGTCAGCGGTCAGGAGATCATGACGTCGGACAAGGTCAGTCTGCGCATGAACGCGCTGGTCACGTACCGCATCGCCGACGCGCGGAAGGCGGTCAGCTCGACGGACGACGTCCGTCAGGCGCTGTACCGCGAGACGCAGTTGGCGTTGCGGGCCATTGTCGGCGCACGCGAGCTCGACGCGTTCCTGACGGACAAGGACGCCGTGGCTCAGGAGATCGAGCAGGCGGTACGCCGCCGCGCGGGCGAGCTGGGTCTGGAGATCGTATCGGTCGGTATCCGGGACGTGATCCTGCCGGGCGACATGAAGGACCTGATGAACAAGGTCACGGAGGCCAAGAAGGCCGCCGAGGCCAACCTCATCTCGCGCCGCGAGGAGACGGCCGCCATGCGCAGCCAGGCCAACACGGCCAAGCTGCTGGCCGACAACCCGACGCTGATGCGACTGCGGGAACTGGAAGTCCTGGAAAAGATCGCATCGGCCGGCCACCTGAACGTCGTGCTTGGCGAAAAGGGACTTGCCGAGCGCGTAGTCAACCTGTTGTAA